One window of the Trichocoleus sp. genome contains the following:
- a CDS encoding response regulator transcription factor: protein MIQVGVVARSTIIRAGLAALLTDLPTLTVTATAAEPETILQQLATEQLDVILLDIESQSDDFTWLTPLLDRAGQVAILLLIEEIDSHTFRELIQAGVRGILPKMIGLTEMAAAIEAIASGLVVWHPDFAETVLSALSSLPAALPTLPIEPILTPRESEVLQMLAAGLGNKTIARRLSISEHTVKFHISSIFSKLQVSSRTEAVMVGTRSGLILL, encoded by the coding sequence ATGATTCAAGTCGGAGTTGTGGCACGATCGACCATTATTCGGGCAGGGTTAGCCGCACTCTTAACCGATTTGCCAACCTTGACGGTCACAGCTACAGCAGCAGAGCCAGAGACAATCTTGCAGCAGCTTGCAACTGAGCAACTCGATGTCATTTTGCTGGATATAGAAAGTCAAAGCGATGATTTCACATGGCTAACGCCGCTTCTCGATCGAGCCGGACAAGTAGCAATCCTGCTGCTGATCGAGGAAATTGATAGCCACACTTTCAGAGAGTTGATTCAGGCAGGAGTCAGGGGCATTTTGCCAAAAATGATCGGCTTAACAGAAATGGCAGCGGCGATCGAAGCGATTGCATCTGGTTTAGTCGTTTGGCATCCTGATTTCGCTGAAACGGTGCTTTCTGCCTTGTCCAGTCTTCCCGCAGCACTGCCGACGCTGCCGATCGAACCAATTTTGACTCCTCGTGAAAGCGAAGTACTGCAAATGCTAGCAGCAGGACTGGGCAACAAAACCATTGCCCGCCGACTAAGCATTTCCGAGCATACAGTTAAATTTCACATCAGTTCTATCTTCTCGAAACTCCAGGTTTCCAGCCGGACAGAGGCAGTGATGGTCGGAACGCGATCGGGACTCATTTTACTCTGA
- a CDS encoding trypsin-like peptidase domain-containing protein — MDHHASSWLGGQFTKTLEAIVQQLQQSTVQIQNGRAGVGSGIIWNTAGLILTNAHVVRGRAALIQRWDSKQMNATVIRKNSYLDLAALVVHPDQLTAASIGDSSQVQVGELALAVGNPLGVQNAVSFGIIHTVNSADAGKRSPWIQADVRLAPGYSGGPLATVTGEVIGINSMMVDGRAFAITTQAIDRFLASQQDQIYLGVTLQPVVLSAARQRLPGWVVTQVETGSPAVAAHVLVGDVWTGINDRAFEQHNDLNFWLNLASPGDQWQIKGYRGDQPHLTTLILGRQAASWEAA; from the coding sequence ATGGATCATCACGCTTCAAGCTGGCTCGGCGGACAATTCACAAAAACGCTAGAGGCAATTGTGCAGCAGCTTCAGCAATCCACTGTCCAAATTCAAAATGGTCGTGCGGGCGTTGGTTCAGGCATCATCTGGAATACCGCAGGCTTAATTTTAACCAATGCTCATGTGGTTCGAGGTCGAGCTGCGCTGATTCAACGTTGGGATAGCAAGCAGATGAACGCAACCGTCATTCGGAAAAACTCCTATCTGGACTTAGCAGCGCTCGTGGTTCATCCAGATCAGCTTACAGCAGCTTCGATCGGAGATTCCAGCCAGGTACAAGTGGGTGAGTTGGCGCTTGCCGTGGGGAACCCTCTGGGCGTACAGAATGCTGTCAGTTTTGGCATCATTCACACCGTCAATTCTGCGGATGCAGGCAAACGATCGCCCTGGATTCAGGCAGATGTGCGGCTGGCTCCCGGTTATTCCGGTGGACCGTTAGCAACAGTGACAGGTGAGGTCATTGGCATTAATAGCATGATGGTGGATGGACGCGCTTTTGCAATTACGACTCAGGCGATCGATCGGTTTCTGGCGAGTCAGCAAGACCAAATTTATCTGGGTGTCACGCTACAGCCCGTGGTTTTGTCTGCGGCTCGGCAACGGCTTCCGGGATGGGTAGTGACGCAAGTGGAGACCGGTAGCCCAGCAGTCGCCGCTCATGTATTGGTTGGGGATGTTTGGACAGGCATCAACGATCGCGCTTTTGAGCAGCACAATGATCTGAACTTCTGGCTCAATCTAGCAAGTCCGGGAGATCAGTGGCAGATCAAGGGATACCGGGGTGATCAACCCCACCTGACAACTTTAATTTTGGGTCGTCAAGCCGCTTCCTGGGAGGCAGCATGA
- a CDS encoding transposase, with protein MYRRSTPGQLSFENFYLPFGGKLSGENRWGKLAELIPWKEFEEQYAEQLSEGMGAPAKPFRMALGALIIKERLGTSDSETVEQIRENPYLQFFLGLSEYSDKALFEASMLVHFRKRVKRELIGQINEVIVKQSGENKPPQEESSAEPSAQTGKDNDDDEPPSPTNAGQLIVDASCTPADIRYPSDLSLLNEAREQTEHIIDA; from the coding sequence ATGTACCGCCGTTCTACCCCTGGTCAATTGTCGTTTGAAAACTTCTACTTGCCCTTCGGGGGCAAGTTGTCGGGTGAGAATCGCTGGGGGAAGCTGGCGGAGTTGATTCCATGGAAAGAGTTTGAGGAGCAGTATGCCGAGCAGTTGAGCGAGGGGATGGGAGCGCCTGCAAAACCATTTCGCATGGCGTTGGGGGCCCTGATTATCAAAGAACGACTGGGCACGTCGGATAGCGAAACGGTCGAACAGATTCGGGAGAATCCGTATTTGCAGTTCTTCTTGGGGTTATCGGAGTACAGCGACAAAGCCTTGTTTGAAGCCTCAATGCTGGTGCATTTTCGCAAGCGAGTGAAGCGGGAGTTGATTGGGCAGATCAACGAGGTGATTGTGAAGCAGAGTGGTGAGAACAAGCCGCCCCAGGAAGAGAGTTCAGCAGAACCTTCAGCCCAAACGGGTAAGGACAACGATGACGATGAGCCACCGTCTCCAACGAATGCAGGACAACTGATTGTCGATGCCAGTTGCACGCCTGCTGATATTCGCTATCCTAGCGATTTAAGTCTGCTCAACGAAGCAAGAGAGCAGACTGAACACATCATCGATGCG
- a CDS encoding trypsin-like peptidase domain-containing protein, translating into MTSSENPNLALSLSQTFVASIAQVESAVVAVKAGRRGSASGVHWRSGIIVTTEHSLKSEDEITLVLPNSSTSIATVIGRDPGTDLAVLRLQSDVSLSVPPLAKEPLQVGHLVLAVGRSMDTGVTASLGIISSLGGSWRTWQGGQIDQLIRPNLMLYPGGSGSALINPQGHVLGINTAAPRSSILTIPATTIDRVVNQLLQQGRILRGYLGVGMQPVQLPERLLQAFSLTGQGGVLIVSVEAGSPADQAGILIGDVVVALGGRRITEIADVQQMLDPEQIGQPLAVHLIRGGQRVDLTITIAERPGRAD; encoded by the coding sequence ATGACCAGTTCGGAAAATCCCAATCTTGCTTTATCGCTTTCGCAAACTTTTGTGGCATCGATCGCCCAAGTTGAATCTGCGGTGGTTGCCGTAAAAGCCGGACGGCGGGGCAGTGCCAGTGGTGTGCATTGGCGATCAGGCATTATCGTCACCACTGAACATTCGCTCAAATCAGAAGATGAAATTACGCTCGTTCTGCCAAATTCATCTACTTCAATTGCCACTGTCATTGGTCGCGATCCAGGCACCGATTTAGCGGTATTGCGCCTCCAGTCAGACGTTAGTTTATCAGTTCCTCCCCTTGCCAAAGAACCGCTGCAAGTCGGGCATCTGGTATTGGCAGTGGGACGATCGATGGATACAGGCGTGACTGCGAGTTTAGGAATCATTAGTTCTCTCGGCGGCAGTTGGCGCACCTGGCAGGGCGGACAAATTGATCAACTAATTCGCCCCAATCTGATGCTTTATCCGGGTGGTTCTGGCAGTGCCTTGATCAATCCTCAAGGTCACGTATTAGGCATCAACACAGCAGCACCTCGCAGTTCAATTTTGACGATTCCAGCAACGACGATCGATCGCGTTGTCAATCAGCTACTTCAGCAAGGGCGAATTTTGCGCGGCTATCTGGGTGTGGGAATGCAGCCTGTTCAGTTACCAGAGCGATTGCTGCAAGCGTTTTCTCTCACAGGGCAGGGAGGAGTGCTGATTGTTAGTGTCGAGGCAGGCAGCCCAGCGGATCAGGCAGGCATTTTGATTGGTGATGTGGTGGTGGCATTGGGCGGTCGCCGGATCACCGAAATCGCAGATGTGCAGCAAATGCTCGATCCGGAACAGATTGGTCAACCCCTGGCGGTTCATCTGATTCGAGGGGGACAACGAGTTGATTTAACAATCACGATCGCAGAGCGTCCTGGGAGGGCTGATTAA
- a CDS encoding ISL3 family transposase has product MSSTQTTAQCPLCDVSSHRVHSCYERSLQDLGLAQYSMTLHLHVRKFFCLNPNCHRRIFTERLAQLVTPWARKTLRLVERLQEIGLFLGGAAGSRLAHDLRTTVSGSTLLNLLKKLPLPQFAVPKILGVDDFAFRKGQRYGTVLVDLDRHQPIALLPDRKAETLADWLIQHPGVEVLSRDRSTTYKSGMTQGAPDALQVADRFHLVHNLGESLEQVFNSYRAELKAVEQKQRQTSTSATTVVVIAKPTATAQAQAQTQSAHQQRVGQQQDIKKLYEQGWLQIDIAQTVGVSVRTVQRFLALPDFPPTPTRKCTFGKSVLDPYKPLLLEWWNEGIRQPRTLLALLQTQGYGGSDRTLTRYISKLREAEGLPPARVLPPKNLPKVIDPQTPPLTPRRVAYLVLKHQKNRDKDEVQLLNDLVAEHPDIAMTIGLADEFLRMLRQRQSEAFDDWLMRALKSALKPLQTFANSLLDDYAAVKASMMSNVSNGPVEGLNNRLKMLKRQMYGRANLDLLSKRFILTPHAVPIG; this is encoded by the coding sequence ATCTCATCAACCCAAACAACTGCCCAATGTCCCCTATGTGACGTTTCTAGCCACCGTGTTCATAGCTGCTATGAACGCAGTTTACAAGACCTGGGACTTGCTCAATACAGCATGACTCTGCATTTACACGTTCGCAAATTCTTTTGTCTCAATCCCAATTGCCATCGGCGGATTTTCACAGAACGTTTGGCACAATTGGTAACGCCTTGGGCTAGAAAGACTCTGCGATTGGTAGAAAGACTACAAGAGATTGGGCTCTTTTTAGGAGGTGCAGCAGGCTCACGATTGGCACATGATTTAAGAACTACCGTGAGTGGGAGTACACTTTTGAACCTGCTCAAAAAGCTTCCTCTACCTCAATTTGCAGTGCCTAAAATTCTGGGAGTTGATGATTTTGCCTTTCGGAAGGGACAACGCTATGGTACTGTGCTGGTCGATCTAGATCGTCATCAACCCATTGCTTTGTTGCCAGATCGCAAAGCAGAGACACTGGCGGATTGGCTAATTCAGCATCCCGGGGTGGAAGTACTGTCGCGCGACCGTTCCACTACCTACAAAAGTGGAATGACGCAGGGTGCTCCAGACGCCCTACAAGTGGCTGACCGATTTCACCTCGTGCATAACTTAGGAGAGTCTCTAGAGCAGGTTTTCAACAGCTATCGAGCAGAACTCAAAGCGGTCGAGCAAAAGCAGCGTCAAACGTCCACATCTGCGACAACGGTTGTTGTGATAGCCAAGCCCACTGCTACAGCCCAAGCCCAAGCCCAGACCCAAAGTGCTCATCAACAGCGCGTTGGGCAACAACAAGATATCAAAAAACTGTATGAACAAGGGTGGTTGCAAATAGACATTGCCCAAACAGTCGGAGTGAGCGTACGAACCGTACAGCGGTTTCTGGCACTGCCCGATTTTCCACCTACCCCAACTCGAAAATGTACCTTTGGTAAAAGCGTGCTAGACCCCTACAAACCGCTGCTCCTGGAATGGTGGAATGAGGGAATTAGACAGCCCAGAACCCTGTTGGCGCTTCTACAGACGCAAGGATATGGCGGTAGCGACCGGACATTGACTCGCTACATTAGCAAGCTACGTGAAGCAGAGGGACTACCTCCTGCTAGAGTGTTGCCTCCCAAAAACCTCCCGAAAGTTATTGACCCGCAAACACCTCCACTCACTCCACGCCGGGTCGCATACCTGGTTCTCAAACACCAGAAGAATCGGGACAAGGACGAGGTTCAACTGCTAAATGATTTAGTTGCAGAACATCCCGATATTGCAATGACGATTGGTTTAGCGGATGAATTTTTACGAATGCTGCGGCAGCGTCAATCAGAGGCTTTTGATGATTGGTTAATGAGAGCGCTAAAGAGTGCTTTAAAGCCTTTACAAACCTTTGCCAACAGTCTTCTTGATGACTATGCCGCAGTCAAAGCCAGTATGATGAGCAATGTCAGTAATGGTCCAGTGGAAGGATTAAACAATCGGTTGAAGATGTTGAAACGACAGATGTATGGACGAGCCAATTTAGACCTACTGAGCAAACGCTTTATCCTTACTCCACACGCAGTACCTATAGGGTAA
- a CDS encoding alpha/beta hydrolase translates to MNAFQPIAASLPLLLLLFSTIGLFLSLWIIIPAPTLSLLILGIGAPEVSPWLIVGNTIVLVFAIIFNTSWLCRVAIINSVFALCLSSLPLLQLPVTEQRSSAAMQQALGNEILQTSLLKTELKTDQVRSRPFVLFDAFRGIPLRQIREASGIPFAAPDGVPLTLTLYRPPEVGQYPTIVMIYGGAWQNGQPGLDAQFGRYMAGQGYTVVAIDYRHAPRYQFPAQLIDVQTALSYIQTHSDELEVNIDQLAVLGRSAGAHLAMLLAYQPQVSPFRAVVNYYGPVNLANGYRNPPQPDPINTHAVLEAFLGGSPDQYPTQYEQASPSHYIRPNLPPSLLVYAGRDHIVQAKYGRSLFEQLQKTQNTAVLIEIPWAEHAFDAVFNGVSNQLALYYIERFLAWALQQPSN, encoded by the coding sequence ATGAATGCGTTTCAACCGATCGCCGCGAGTCTGCCGCTCCTTCTCCTGTTATTCAGCACAATTGGTTTATTTTTGAGTCTCTGGATTATCATTCCGGCTCCCACCCTATCCCTCCTGATCTTAGGAATTGGTGCGCCTGAGGTGAGCCCCTGGCTGATTGTTGGAAATACGATCGTTTTAGTTTTCGCAATTATCTTTAACACATCCTGGCTTTGCCGCGTCGCAATTATCAATAGCGTATTCGCGTTATGTCTGAGCAGTTTACCGTTGCTTCAGCTTCCTGTTACAGAACAGCGATCAAGTGCCGCCATGCAGCAAGCTTTAGGAAATGAAATTCTCCAGACTTCTCTACTAAAAACAGAGCTAAAAACAGACCAAGTTCGATCGCGTCCGTTTGTTTTGTTTGACGCATTTCGCGGCATTCCCCTCCGCCAGATTCGCGAGGCTTCTGGCATTCCGTTTGCGGCTCCTGATGGCGTTCCATTAACGCTCACCCTGTACCGTCCGCCTGAAGTGGGGCAGTATCCCACGATCGTGATGATTTATGGCGGAGCCTGGCAGAATGGTCAGCCGGGTTTAGATGCCCAATTTGGTCGCTATATGGCAGGGCAGGGCTATACCGTTGTGGCGATCGATTATCGGCACGCACCGCGTTATCAGTTTCCGGCTCAGCTCATCGATGTGCAAACTGCACTCAGCTATATTCAAACACATTCTGACGAGTTAGAAGTAAATATTGATCAGCTCGCAGTATTAGGACGATCGGCGGGTGCTCATTTAGCAATGCTGCTGGCTTATCAACCCCAAGTCTCACCGTTTCGAGCCGTTGTAAATTACTATGGTCCAGTTAATCTTGCCAACGGCTATCGCAACCCACCGCAGCCCGACCCAATCAATACTCATGCTGTATTAGAGGCGTTTTTGGGTGGCTCTCCTGATCAGTATCCAACTCAATACGAACAGGCTTCTCCCAGTCATTACATTCGACCCAACTTACCGCCAAGCTTGTTGGTTTATGCCGGACGTGATCACATTGTTCAAGCCAAGTATGGGCGATCGCTGTTTGAGCAGTTGCAGAAAACGCAAAATACAGCAGTATTAATTGAAATTCCTTGGGCAGAACATGCCTTTGATGCTGTTTTTAATGGCGTTAGTAATCAGCTCGCGCTTTATTACATTGAACGGTTTTTAGCCTGGGCACTGCAACAACCCAGCAATTGA
- a CDS encoding fatty acid desaturase: MTVNSAKTVQPASETLKLSWTNVAFFGIIHALALLAPWFFSWSALGVMIFLHWLFGSIGICLGYHRLLTHRSLQVPRWLEYILATIGSLAMQGGPVFWVSGHRQHHLHTEDRDKDPYAASRGFWWSHMLWILYPRDEFFERSTYQKYAPDLARDPYYRWLDRNFLMLQIPLALLLFAIGGWSFVIYGVFLRAVILWHTTWLINSATHMIGRRRFHVEDGSRNLWWAALLTYGEGWHNNHHAHPNVAKAGWKWWELDITWWAIKGLEKAGLAKRIVYPPADAMSQI, translated from the coding sequence ATGACGGTCAATTCGGCAAAAACAGTTCAACCTGCTTCAGAAACACTGAAGTTGAGCTGGACGAATGTCGCCTTTTTCGGAATAATCCATGCTCTAGCACTGTTAGCCCCCTGGTTTTTCTCCTGGTCTGCTCTCGGTGTAATGATATTTCTACACTGGCTGTTTGGCAGCATTGGTATCTGCTTGGGATATCATCGGCTTCTGACACACCGCAGCCTTCAGGTTCCACGCTGGTTAGAGTATATCTTGGCGACGATTGGTTCACTGGCAATGCAGGGAGGCCCTGTTTTCTGGGTATCCGGTCATCGTCAGCACCACCTCCACACAGAAGATAGAGATAAAGACCCTTACGCTGCTAGTCGGGGATTTTGGTGGAGCCACATGCTTTGGATCCTCTACCCTCGTGATGAATTTTTTGAGCGCAGCACCTATCAAAAATATGCTCCTGATCTAGCGCGAGATCCTTACTACCGCTGGCTCGATCGCAACTTTTTAATGCTGCAAATTCCGCTGGCACTCTTGCTGTTCGCGATCGGTGGCTGGTCATTTGTGATTTACGGTGTTTTCCTGAGAGCCGTTATTCTCTGGCATACCACCTGGTTGATTAATTCAGCAACGCACATGATCGGCAGACGACGGTTTCATGTTGAAGATGGTTCTCGTAACCTTTGGTGGGCAGCCCTTTTGACCTACGGTGAGGGTTGGCACAACAATCATCATGCTCATCCGAACGTGGCAAAAGCAGGCTGGAAATGGTGGGAGCTAGACATTACTTGGTGGGCAATTAAAGGACTGGAGAAGGCTGGACTTGCGAAACGGATCGTTTATCCGCCTGCCGATGCAATGAGCCAAATTTAA
- a CDS encoding primary-amine oxidase, giving the protein MMGTQFSLATALHPLEPLTAAEIAAAVSIVRLDQQVDTTFRFPCVTLKEPPKSVVLNFQASDRVDREAFLILLDNSTGNTYEAIVSLTKNKVISWEQIPDVQPNVMADEIAECEQVVKAHPEFRALLAKRGITDLDLVVVDPWAIGNFGFEAEQGVRLSRCLCYLREKPDGNFYARPIDGLVPVVDLNQMQVLHIEEMGVVPVPPEANEYAGRFQPQFRADLKPLHITQPEGPSFEVNGHQIRWQKWNFRIGFTPREGLVLYTVSYEDQGRLRPILYRASLSEMVVPYGDPRPQHYRKNAFDLGEHGVGMLANSLTRGCDCLGEIYYFDAALTNSRGEVAITENAICLHEEDYGILWKHTDWRLDEAEVRRSRRLVISFIATVDNYEYGFFWYFYQDGTIQYEVKLTGILLCAALVNNSTYGTVVAPELNALVHQHFFNMRLDFDLDGTQNSVYEVNTESAPIGADNPYGNGFFAKSTLLTTEQEAQRIIDPLAGRYWKIVNPHVQNRFGQPIAFKLLPGENVLPFAHADAPILKRAGFMTKHLWVTPYEPSEYFASGSYPNQHPGGEGLPKWTKANRSIEDTDVVVWYTFGHHHIPRPEDFPVMPVAYTGFMLKPLGFFDANPALDVPPSQPQHCCHEGE; this is encoded by the coding sequence ATGATGGGTACGCAATTTTCCTTGGCTACAGCTCTGCATCCCCTTGAACCACTAACTGCAGCAGAAATTGCAGCAGCTGTATCGATCGTGCGATTGGATCAGCAGGTTGACACAACGTTTCGGTTTCCCTGTGTCACATTGAAGGAGCCGCCTAAATCAGTTGTGCTTAATTTTCAGGCAAGCGATCGGGTGGATCGAGAGGCATTCTTGATCTTGCTAGACAACAGCACTGGAAACACTTATGAGGCGATCGTCTCGTTGACAAAAAACAAGGTTATTTCCTGGGAGCAGATTCCAGATGTGCAGCCCAATGTCATGGCAGATGAGATTGCTGAATGTGAGCAGGTTGTAAAAGCGCATCCTGAATTTCGGGCGTTGCTGGCAAAGCGAGGCATTACTGATCTCGATCTCGTTGTTGTTGATCCTTGGGCGATCGGTAACTTTGGCTTTGAAGCAGAGCAAGGGGTGCGGCTGTCTCGCTGCCTGTGTTATTTGCGCGAAAAACCAGACGGTAATTTTTATGCTCGTCCGATCGATGGCTTAGTTCCGGTTGTGGACTTGAATCAGATGCAGGTGCTACACATCGAAGAGATGGGCGTTGTCCCTGTACCACCGGAAGCGAACGAGTATGCGGGTCGGTTTCAGCCTCAATTTCGTGCTGATCTCAAGCCATTGCATATTACCCAACCTGAAGGACCCAGTTTTGAGGTTAATGGACATCAGATTCGCTGGCAGAAATGGAATTTTCGGATTGGCTTTACGCCCCGTGAAGGGCTAGTTCTTTATACTGTCAGCTATGAGGATCAGGGACGGCTGCGCCCCATTCTCTATCGTGCTTCTCTGTCTGAAATGGTTGTGCCTTATGGCGATCCGCGTCCACAGCACTACCGCAAAAATGCGTTTGATCTGGGTGAACATGGCGTTGGCATGTTAGCAAATTCCTTGACAAGAGGTTGTGATTGCCTGGGCGAAATTTATTATTTTGATGCAGCTTTAACGAACAGTCGGGGAGAAGTTGCAATTACTGAAAATGCAATTTGTCTGCATGAAGAAGACTACGGCATTCTTTGGAAGCACACGGACTGGCGGTTAGATGAAGCAGAAGTCAGACGATCGCGCCGTTTAGTTATTTCCTTTATTGCCACCGTTGATAACTATGAATATGGCTTCTTCTGGTACTTTTATCAGGATGGCACGATTCAATATGAGGTGAAACTAACCGGGATTCTGCTTTGTGCGGCGCTGGTGAATAATTCCACTTACGGCACGGTTGTCGCGCCAGAACTTAATGCTCTGGTCCATCAGCATTTCTTCAATATGCGTCTCGATTTTGATTTGGATGGAACGCAGAATTCGGTCTATGAAGTGAACACGGAATCCGCACCGATTGGAGCAGACAACCCTTACGGCAATGGTTTTTTTGCCAAATCGACACTGCTGACCACTGAACAGGAAGCACAGCGCATCATTGACCCGCTTGCCGGACGCTACTGGAAAATTGTTAATCCTCATGTGCAAAATCGCTTCGGTCAGCCAATTGCCTTCAAGCTCCTGCCTGGAGAGAACGTTTTGCCCTTTGCCCATGCCGATGCACCCATCCTCAAACGGGCTGGATTTATGACCAAACATTTGTGGGTCACTCCCTACGAGCCGAGCGAATATTTTGCCTCTGGCAGCTATCCCAACCAGCATCCTGGTGGTGAAGGTTTGCCCAAATGGACAAAAGCCAATCGATCGATCGAGGATACGGATGTTGTTGTTTGGTACACCTTCGGACACCACCATATTCCTCGTCCTGAGGATTTTCCGGTCATGCCTGTTGCCTACACTGGCTTTATGCTCAAACCCCTTGGCTTCTTTGATGCAAATCCAGCATTAGATGTGCCTCCTTCTCAGCCTCAGCATTGCTGCCATGAAGGCGAGTGA
- a CDS encoding TetR family transcriptional regulator, translating into MSAQRKSTRQRLVQAALQLFAVQGVTDTTTRQIAELADVNEVTLFRHFGSKHGLLLAVLEEAEVFTQLGEDLEQRAQEVEGFAEAIEVFAIGYLQALEQIPEFVRSLVGEAGQYPIENQQAIGRGLSQIHRYTVQYLMTVLAREQMQVGLSVSQMASLLNTLLFGYAVIEFTTPFHQLWVDRQAFIANLVKLFLPTQPQGAGSQQNALPTAGLSAMPQSVIDLPAPLVRSILQTARKSGLQDYALVYVLFGAGLRPSEAANLHRADSFSDDRQHLLQITQGEVRQVPLNQWILGSRYGSYSKNPLTQWLRSRKDDHSSIFLNEAGQPITEAELRDRWQAMTAEIQTPMGTAPAIEQVRQTWCIEMLMRGMTVEGLSILSGYSIEQLQVFVRRAQEKAALEQAIRLDQRSVQPDSG; encoded by the coding sequence ATGTCAGCACAACGCAAATCGACTCGACAGCGATTGGTGCAAGCCGCACTTCAACTATTTGCTGTTCAGGGGGTGACAGATACCACAACGCGACAGATTGCTGAACTGGCTGATGTCAATGAAGTAACCCTGTTTCGACACTTTGGCAGTAAGCATGGCTTGCTTTTAGCGGTGCTGGAAGAAGCAGAGGTGTTTACGCAATTGGGCGAGGATCTGGAGCAGCGGGCACAGGAGGTAGAAGGCTTTGCTGAAGCGATAGAAGTGTTTGCAATCGGGTATCTCCAAGCTTTGGAGCAAATCCCAGAGTTTGTTCGATCGCTAGTTGGAGAAGCAGGACAGTACCCAATTGAAAATCAGCAGGCGATCGGGCGGGGGTTAAGCCAAATTCACCGTTATACAGTGCAATATCTGATGACGGTGCTGGCAAGAGAGCAAATGCAAGTTGGACTTTCAGTGAGCCAAATGGCAAGCTTGCTCAATACCCTGCTGTTTGGCTATGCCGTCATTGAATTTACGACTCCCTTTCATCAGCTTTGGGTTGATCGCCAAGCCTTTATCGCAAATTTGGTCAAGCTGTTTTTGCCGACACAGCCGCAAGGCGCTGGGAGTCAGCAGAACGCGCTGCCAACAGCGGGCTTATCCGCAATGCCTCAATCTGTGATAGACCTACCTGCACCACTGGTGCGATCGATCCTGCAAACGGCTCGAAAATCTGGACTACAGGACTATGCGCTGGTTTATGTGCTGTTTGGGGCAGGGCTACGACCAAGTGAGGCAGCCAATCTACATCGAGCAGATTCTTTCTCAGACGATCGCCAACATCTGCTGCAAATTACGCAAGGGGAAGTCCGGCAGGTGCCGTTGAATCAGTGGATTCTTGGTTCGCGCTATGGTTCCTACAGCAAAAATCCTTTAACGCAGTGGCTCAGAAGCCGAAAGGATGATCATTCCTCCATTTTTCTGAATGAGGCAGGGCAACCGATAACGGAAGCAGAACTCCGCGATCGATGGCAAGCAATGACCGCTGAAATACAAACGCCGATGGGAACGGCTCCGGCGATCGAACAGGTAAGACAAACCTGGTGTATCGAGATGCTGATGCGCGGCATGACCGTTGAGGGACTTAGTATTCTCAGCGGCTACTCCATCGAACAATTACAGGTCTTTGTGCGTCGGGCACAGGAAAAAGCCGCCCTGGAACAAGCAATTCGTCTGGATCAGCGATCGGTTCAGCCTGATTCGGGATGA
- a CDS encoding DUF3887 domain-containing protein, which yields MMIPSLSRSILPILCFACLSPLLCFQSAQAVESVAQTTAAPTSNQEQQIAEQFVDLVFSQRYSEALQSIHPVLRAELSPERLQQAVEQFQRRSGAYVKRLDTKVDGNIVLVNTQFERVTDTVFVIFDDSGMITGVDFPQDPQQSPQ from the coding sequence ATGATGATTCCTTCGCTATCCCGATCGATTCTGCCAATTCTATGTTTTGCTTGTCTGTCTCCGCTCCTCTGTTTCCAGTCGGCTCAAGCCGTTGAATCGGTTGCTCAAACAACAGCTGCTCCAACGAGCAATCAAGAACAGCAGATCGCAGAACAGTTTGTTGATCTGGTGTTTAGCCAGCGCTATAGCGAGGCACTGCAATCCATCCATCCGGTTTTGCGAGCGGAGTTGTCGCCAGAGCGGTTGCAGCAGGCTGTTGAACAGTTCCAACGTCGTTCTGGAGCATATGTCAAGCGGTTGGATACGAAAGTAGACGGTAATATCGTGTTGGTCAACACACAATTTGAACGAGTGACAGACACGGTTTTTGTCATTTTTGATGATAGCGGCATGATTACTGGCGTTGATTTTCCACAAGATCCGCAGCAATCGCCTCAGTAA